A window of the Arachis duranensis cultivar V14167 unplaced genomic scaffold, aradu.V14167.gnm2.J7QH unplaced_Scaffold_81192, whole genome shotgun sequence genome harbors these coding sequences:
- the LOC107464806 gene encoding MLP-like protein 34, producing the protein ILCVFCNKTHHVAKVCPDKVQSVVIHEGGWGTERSIISWSYVHDGKACVCKDIIEDIDKEDNKISFRVLEGDLLKHHYKSFKFLLHAVPKKKGGCMVRWTMEYEKINENTPDPHTMMQLVVDVSKQVEVHLISKGC; encoded by the exons GAATTCTATGTGTTTTCTGCAACAAGACACACCATGTTGCTAAGGTTTGCCCTGATAAAGTACAGAGTGTTGTAATTCATGAAGGTGGATGGGGCACTGAGAGATCCATCATTTCATGGAGCTATGTTCATG ATGGCAAGGCTTGTGTTTGTAAGGATATTATTGAAGACATTGACAaagaagataataaaataagCTTTAGAGTGTTGGAAGGAGACCTGCTGAAGCACCACTACAAGAGCTTCAAGTTCTTGCTTCATGCTGTTCCCAAGAAAAAGGGAGGATGCATGGTGCGTTGGACCATGGAATATGAGAAGATCAATGAAAACACTCCTGATCCTCACACTATGATGCAGTTGGTAGTTGATGTGAGCAAACAGGTTGAAGTTCACCTTATTTCCAAAGGCTGCTGA
- the LOC107464805 gene encoding MLP-like protein 34, which translates to MTTSQVQKIETEFPIKADAKEFYDVFCNKTHQVAKACPDIIQSVVIHEGRWGTERSIISWNYVHDGKACVSKEIIEDIDKENNKMSFRVLEGDLVKHHYKSFKFLLHAVPKEKGGSMVRWTMEYEKINENTSDPHTLMQLVVDMSKQIEAHLLKK; encoded by the exons ATGACAACATCTCAAGTCCAGAAGATAGAAACAGAATTTCCTATTAAGGCAGATGCTAAGGAATTCTATGATGTTTTCTGCAACAAGACACACCAAGTTGCCAAGGCTTGCCCTGATATTATCCAGAGTGTTGTAATTCATGAAGGTAGATGGGGCACTGAGAGATCCATCATTTCATGGAACTATGTTCATG ATGGCAAGGCTTGTGTTTCTAAGGAGATTATTGAAGACATTGacaaagaaaacaataaaatgagcTTTAGAGTGTTGGAAGGAGACCTGGTGAAGCACCACTACAAGAGCTTCAAGTTCTTGCTTCATGCTGTTCCCAAGGAAAAGGGAGGAAGCATGGTGCGTTGGACCATGGAATATGAGAAGATCAATGAAAACACTTCTGATCCTCACACTTTGATGCAGTTGGTTGTTGATATGAGCAAACAGATTGAAGCTCACCTGTTGAAAAAGTGA
- the LOC127744672 gene encoding MLP-like protein 34, with product MTTSQVQKIETEFPIKADAKEFYDVFCNKTHQVAKACPHIVQSVVIHEGEWGTERSIISWNYVYGNVKWTLTCYKLNHYKSFKFLLHAVPKKEGGSMVHWTIEYEKINDNTSDPHTLLQLVVEESKQVEAHLISQDC from the exons ATGACAACATCTCAAGTCCAGAAGATAGAAAcagagtttcctattaaggcaGATGCTAAGGAATTCTATGATGTTTTCTGCAACAAGACACACCAAGTTGCCAAGGCTTGCCCTCATATTGTACAGAGTGTTGTAATTCATGAAGGTGAATGGGGCACTGAGAGATCCATCATTTCATGGAACTATGTTTACGGTAATGTCAAGTGGACTTTAACTTGTTACAAA CTGAACCACTACAAGAGCTTCAAGTTCTTGCTTCATGCTGTTCCCAAGAAAGAGGGAGGAAGCATGGTGCACTGGACCATAGAATATGAAAAGATCAACGACAACACTTCTGATCCTCACACTTTGTTGCAGTTGGTAGTTGAGGAGAGCAAACAGGTTGAAGCTCACCTTATTTCCCAAGACTGCTGA